In Arthrobacter sp. SLBN-112, a genomic segment contains:
- a CDS encoding TerC family protein has product METPAYAWILTIVLIAGLLAFDFFFHVRKAHTPSLKESAIWSAIYVSIAVVFGLAVLVFGGPDMGTEYFAGYVTEKALSVDNLFVFLIIMASFKVPRADQQKVLLFGIIFSLIARTAFIFLGAALINSFAWVFYIFGLILLVTAGNLLKPDSHDDDSDGLVVRLARKFLPASEHYDGDKLFTVENGKRVLTPMLLVMVAIGGTDILFALDSIPAIFGLTQNVFVVFTATAFSLMGLRQLFFLIDGLLDRLIFLSYGLAVILGFIGVKLILHALHENTLPFINDGKHVNVVEVSTAVSLGVILGVLVVTILASIFSPKGNAKNAVSGARRHAVEYLDLNYETDMAERDKIFAKMCREEDQIRKLPEKYKRLIRNETEFLELLRHAHAEHDKAQVRAAATEG; this is encoded by the coding sequence GTGGAAACCCCTGCTTACGCCTGGATCCTGACCATTGTGCTCATCGCAGGGCTGCTGGCCTTCGATTTCTTCTTCCACGTGCGGAAGGCCCACACCCCGTCGCTAAAGGAATCGGCCATCTGGTCCGCCATCTACGTGAGCATCGCGGTGGTGTTCGGGCTGGCGGTCCTGGTCTTCGGCGGGCCGGACATGGGCACCGAATACTTCGCGGGCTATGTGACGGAAAAGGCGTTGTCCGTGGACAACCTCTTCGTGTTCCTGATCATCATGGCCAGCTTCAAGGTGCCCCGCGCGGACCAGCAGAAGGTGCTGCTGTTCGGCATCATCTTCTCCTTGATCGCCCGCACCGCGTTCATTTTCCTGGGCGCTGCACTGATCAACAGTTTCGCCTGGGTCTTCTACATCTTCGGGCTCATCCTGCTGGTCACCGCCGGTAATCTGCTCAAGCCGGACAGCCATGACGACGACTCCGACGGCCTGGTGGTGCGGCTCGCCAGGAAGTTCCTTCCGGCGTCGGAACACTATGACGGCGACAAGCTGTTCACGGTGGAGAACGGCAAGCGGGTCCTGACGCCCATGCTGCTGGTGATGGTGGCGATCGGCGGTACGGACATCCTGTTCGCCCTGGATTCCATTCCGGCGATCTTCGGCCTGACCCAGAACGTTTTCGTCGTTTTCACCGCCACCGCGTTCTCGCTGATGGGCCTGCGCCAGCTGTTTTTCCTGATCGACGGCCTGCTGGACCGGCTGATCTTCCTCTCCTACGGGCTGGCGGTCATCCTGGGCTTCATCGGCGTGAAGCTGATCCTGCACGCCCTGCACGAGAACACCCTCCCGTTCATCAACGACGGCAAGCACGTCAACGTGGTGGAAGTCAGCACCGCCGTGTCGCTGGGCGTGATCCTGGGCGTTTTGGTGGTGACCATCCTGGCATCCATCTTCAGCCCCAAGGGCAACGCCAAGAACGCCGTTTCCGGGGCCAGGCGCCACGCCGTCGAGTACCTTGACCTCAACTATGAGACGGACATGGCGGAACGGGACAAGATTTTCGCAAAAATGTGCCGCGAAGAAGACCAGATCCGCAAGCTTCCCGAGAAGTACAAGCGGCTGATCCGCAATGAAACCGAGTTTCTGGAGCTGCTCCGCCACGCCCACGCCGAGCACGACAAGGCCCAGGTGCGGGCTGCCGCGACCGAGGGGTGA
- the eda gene encoding bifunctional 4-hydroxy-2-oxoglutarate aldolase/2-dehydro-3-deoxy-phosphogluconate aldolase yields MADASGVLSVSPVIPVVTIDDPQDAVPLARALVDGGVKIIELTLRTESALTSLKLIAEEVPDILVGAGTVLTPAQADAAVLAGAAFLVSPGITPALLTHMLSLDVPVLPGVATVGEVLAVLEAGLDAMKFFPAGPAGGPPYLAAIGAPIPHVQFCPTGGISLATAPDYLKLPNVACVGGSWLTPADAVAAKDWGRVTGLARGAAALSR; encoded by the coding sequence ATGGCTGACGCATCAGGTGTCCTCAGCGTTTCACCGGTCATCCCGGTGGTCACCATCGACGACCCGCAGGACGCGGTGCCCCTGGCACGGGCGCTGGTGGACGGCGGCGTGAAGATCATCGAGCTGACCTTGCGGACCGAGTCCGCGCTGACCTCGCTGAAACTGATAGCCGAAGAGGTCCCGGACATCCTGGTGGGTGCCGGCACCGTCCTCACGCCCGCCCAGGCCGATGCCGCAGTGCTGGCGGGCGCCGCCTTCCTGGTCAGCCCCGGCATCACCCCCGCGCTGCTCACCCACATGCTGTCGCTGGACGTCCCGGTGCTGCCCGGCGTCGCCACCGTTGGCGAAGTCCTGGCCGTCCTGGAAGCCGGACTGGACGCGATGAAGTTCTTCCCCGCCGGGCCGGCAGGCGGTCCGCCCTACCTGGCCGCCATCGGCGCGCCCATCCCGCACGTCCAGTTCTGCCCCACCGGAGGCATCAGCCTGGCCACCGCTCCGGACTATCTCAAGCTGCCCAACGTGGCCTGCGTGGGCGGCAGCTGGCTGACCCCGGCAGACGCCGTCGCGGCCAAGGACTGGGGCCGGGTCACCGGCCTGGCCAGGGGCGCTGCCGCCCTCAGCCGGTAG